The Astyanax mexicanus isolate ESR-SI-001 chromosome 12, AstMex3_surface, whole genome shotgun sequence genome window below encodes:
- the pop5 gene encoding ribonuclease P/MRP protein subunit POP5 isoform X2, whose protein sequence is MVRLKARYLLCEVCMSERSMLRLLEEKDIFQAVKTAVTTAHGQYGLALFNIGSAVRYVNAYTGVVMLRFRKAHYQLLWSALPFITSIWKQGQRVPCFFNCIHVGAEKQQVRKAVLSCSLNQLRQDDDDDDNDDYDDDNDDDDGK, encoded by the exons ATGGTGCGACTTAAGGCGAg ATATCTGTTATGTGAGGTGTGCATGTCCGAGAGGAGCATGCTGCGGCTGCTGGAGGAGAAGGATATTTTCCAGGCAGTAAAAACAGCAGTGACCACAGCTCATGGCCAGTATGGGTTAGCGTTGTTTAACATAGGTTCTGCAG TGAGGTACGTAAATGCCTACACTGGGGTGGTCATGCTACGTTTCCGGAAGGCCCACTATCAGCTTCTCTGGTCTGCCCTTCCCTTTATTACAAGTATCTGGAAGCAAGGCCAGAGGGTGCCGTGCTTTTTTAATTGCATTCATGTTGGAG CTGAAAAACAGCAGGTGAGAAAAGCAGTTTTGAGTTGTTCTCTAAACCAACTCAGACAAGACGATGATGACGACGACAATGATGACTATGATGAcgacaatgatgatgatgatggaaaaTGA
- the pop5 gene encoding ribonuclease P/MRP protein subunit POP5 isoform X1: protein MVRLKARYLLCEVCMSERSMLRLLEEKDIFQAVKTAVTTAHGQYGLALFNIGSAVRYVNAYTGVVMLRFRKAHYQLLWSALPFITSIWKQGQRVPCFFNCIHVGGTIRTCQKFLIRYSRQQLFRMLPHCKTEAEKQQVRKAVLSCSLNQLRQDDDDDDNDDYDDDNDDDDGK, encoded by the exons ATGGTGCGACTTAAGGCGAg ATATCTGTTATGTGAGGTGTGCATGTCCGAGAGGAGCATGCTGCGGCTGCTGGAGGAGAAGGATATTTTCCAGGCAGTAAAAACAGCAGTGACCACAGCTCATGGCCAGTATGGGTTAGCGTTGTTTAACATAGGTTCTGCAG TGAGGTACGTAAATGCCTACACTGGGGTGGTCATGCTACGTTTCCGGAAGGCCCACTATCAGCTTCTCTGGTCTGCCCTTCCCTTTATTACAAGTATCTGGAAGCAAGGCCAGAGGGTGCCGTGCTTTTTTAATTGCATTCATGTTGGAG GTACCATcagaacatgccagaaatttCTCATTAGATACAGCAGACAGCAGCTATTTCGAATGCTACCACATTGCAAAACAGAAG CTGAAAAACAGCAGGTGAGAAAAGCAGTTTTGAGTTGTTCTCTAAACCAACTCAGACAAGACGATGATGACGACGACAATGATGACTATGATGAcgacaatgatgatgatgatggaaaaTGA
- the olfml2a gene encoding olfactomedin-like protein 2A isoform X2, translated as MWIYRNIMRCVCALALIEHAIAISKLFGDLEPVRMTSEGSDCRCKCMMRPLSAEACARLRDGSLRVDDFYAVETVSSGSDCKCSCTAPPSSLNPCENEWKTEKLKKQAPELLKLHSMVDLLEGTLYSMDLMKVHAYMNKVVSQMNTLEEMIKTNLTRENDFVRDSVMSLSNQLKKYENYSDIMVSIKKEISSLGLQLLQKDAAAENKAQTTENKKPKDAVKPPNKKSPVVKASPKQAKEKPVKPKKEPQAKPVKTVKPDPTAKAKTLGHQPGVIRGITYYKASRTDDSEGESTGRGDRGPAKTHTVHQIEGSELVLEAAEGTTTPAPTTTSTTTTVAMRTTTTTTAASQTTASAEELFTTGSTQTTPVTEKPVITVTPGLKSKDSGGKVNANKAGKSLECEGTIASVEMPEKHHSYGRNEGAWMKDPLAKDQKIYVTNYYYGNNLVEFRNLENFKQGRWTNLYKLPYNWIGTGHVVFNGAFYYNRAFTKNIIKYDLRMRYVAAWTLLHDVVYEDTTPWKWRGHSDIDFAVDESGLWVIYPALDYDYSQHEVIVISKLDPGDLSMKKETTWKTGLRRSSYGNCFIACGVLYAVDNYNQKEGEISYAYDTHTNTEATPRLPFTNEYAFVTQVDYNPKEKLLYAWDNGHQVTYNINFVDQ; from the exons ATGTGGATATACAGGAATATCATGAGGTGCGTGTGCGCGCTCGCGCTCATCGAGCATGCCATCGCTATTAGTAAG CTTTTCGGGGATTTGGAGCCAGTGAGGATGACGTCAGAAGGTTCAGACTGTCGCTGTAAGTGTATGATGCGGCCACTGAGTGCAGAGGCCTGTGCGAGACTTCGGGACGGCTCGCTTCGGGTGGACGATTTCTACGCAGTTGAAACGGTCAGCTCGGGATCGGACTGCAAATGCTCCTGTACCGCCCCACCCTCATCCCTCAACCCCTGTGAGAACGAGTGGAAGACAGAGAAACTGAAGAAACAAGCACCTGAACTGCTCAAG ctaCATTCCATGGTGGACCTACTGGAGGGGACGTTGTACAGTATGGATCTGATGAAGGTTCACGCGTACATGAATAAAGTGGTGTCTCAGATGAACACATTGGAGGAG ATGATAAAGACAAACCTGACCAGAGAGAACGACTTTGTCAGAGACAGCGTGATGAGTCTGTCCAATCAGCTGAAGAAGTACGAAAATTATTCAGACATCATGGTCAGCATTAAGAAAGAAATCTCCAGCCTGGGGCTGCAGCTGCTGCAAAAAGATGCTGCTGCAGAAAACAAAGCCcag ACCACAGAAAATAAGAAGCCCAAAGATGCTGTGAAACCACCCAATAAAAAATCTCCAGTGGTCAAAGCTTCACCCAAACAAGCCAAAGAGAAACCAGTTAAGCCGAAGAAGGAGCCGCAAGCCAAGCCGGTCAAAACAGTAAAGCCTGACCCCACTGCCAAGGCCAAGACTCTGGGTCACCAGCCAGGGGTCATCAGAGGAATCACCTATTACAAGGCTTCCAGAACGGATGACTCAGAAGGGGAGAGCACAGGAAGAGGAGATAGAG GCCCGGCCAAAACCCACACCGTCCACCAGATCGAGGGATCCGAACTCGTCCTGGAAGCTGCCGAGGGCACCACAACACCGGCGCCAACAACAACATCCACCACCACCACTGTTGCTATGAGAACGACGACAACAACAACAGCTGCCTCTCAAACAACAGCAAGTGCTGAGGAACTTTTCACCACGGGCTCCACCCAGACCACCCCGGTCACGGAGAAACCGGTCATCACCGTCACACCGGGACTGAAAAGCAAGGACAGCGGTGGAAAGGTCAATGCTAATAAAGCAG GTAAGTCTTTGGAGTGTGAGGGCACCATTGCCTCAGTGGAGATGCCAGAGAAGCACCACAGTTATGGCCGAAATGAAGGGGCTTGGATGAAGGACCCTCTAGCCAAGGACCAAAAAATCTACGTCACCAACTACTACTATGGCAACAACCTGGTAGAATTCCGCAACTTGGAGAATTTCAAGCAAG GCCGCTGGACTAACCTGTACAAGCTGCCATACAACTGGATAGGAACCGGCCACGTGGTCTTCAATGGTGCCTTCTACTACAACCGAGCCTTCACCAAGAACATCATCAAATACGACCTGCGAATGCGCTACGTAGCAGCCTGGACCCTCCTGCATGACGTGGTCTACGAGGACACTACACCTTGGAAATGGCGTGGCCATTCCGATATCGACTTTGCTGTGGATGAGAGCGGCCTGTGGGTGATCTATCCAGCACTGGACTACGATTACTCGCAGCATGAGGTCATCGTCATCAGCAAGCTGGACCCGGGCGACCTGTCCATGAAGAAGGAGACCACGTGGAAGACGGGCCTGAGGCGCAGCTCATACGGGAACTGCTTCATTGCGTGTGGCGTTCTTTACGCTGTTGACAACTACAATCAGAAAGAGGGCGAAATTTCGTACGCCTACGACACGCACACCAACACCGAGGCCACGCCCAGACTTCCGTTCACCAACGAGTACGCTTTCGTCACACAGGTGGACTACAACCCAAAAGAGAAGTTGCTGTATGCCTGGGACAATGGCCACCAGGTCACCTATAACATTAACTTTGTGGACCAGTAA
- the olfml2a gene encoding olfactomedin-like protein 2A isoform X1 — protein MWIYRNIMRCVCALALIEHAIAISKLFGDLEPVRMTSEGSDCRCKCMMRPLSAEACARLRDGSLRVDDFYAVETVSSGSDCKCSCTAPPSSLNPCENEWKTEKLKKQAPELLKLHSMVDLLEGTLYSMDLMKVHAYMNKVVSQMNTLEEMIKTNLTRENDFVRDSVMSLSNQLKKYENYSDIMVSIKKEISSLGLQLLQKDAAAENKAQTTENKKPKDAVKPPNKKSPVVKASPKQAKEKPVKPKKEPQAKPVKTVKPDPTAKAKTLGHQPGVIRGITYYKASRTDDSEGESTGRGDREGPAKTHTVHQIEGSELVLEAAEGTTTPAPTTTSTTTTVAMRTTTTTTAASQTTASAEELFTTGSTQTTPVTEKPVITVTPGLKSKDSGGKVNANKAGKSLECEGTIASVEMPEKHHSYGRNEGAWMKDPLAKDQKIYVTNYYYGNNLVEFRNLENFKQGRWTNLYKLPYNWIGTGHVVFNGAFYYNRAFTKNIIKYDLRMRYVAAWTLLHDVVYEDTTPWKWRGHSDIDFAVDESGLWVIYPALDYDYSQHEVIVISKLDPGDLSMKKETTWKTGLRRSSYGNCFIACGVLYAVDNYNQKEGEISYAYDTHTNTEATPRLPFTNEYAFVTQVDYNPKEKLLYAWDNGHQVTYNINFVDQ, from the exons ATGTGGATATACAGGAATATCATGAGGTGCGTGTGCGCGCTCGCGCTCATCGAGCATGCCATCGCTATTAGTAAG CTTTTCGGGGATTTGGAGCCAGTGAGGATGACGTCAGAAGGTTCAGACTGTCGCTGTAAGTGTATGATGCGGCCACTGAGTGCAGAGGCCTGTGCGAGACTTCGGGACGGCTCGCTTCGGGTGGACGATTTCTACGCAGTTGAAACGGTCAGCTCGGGATCGGACTGCAAATGCTCCTGTACCGCCCCACCCTCATCCCTCAACCCCTGTGAGAACGAGTGGAAGACAGAGAAACTGAAGAAACAAGCACCTGAACTGCTCAAG ctaCATTCCATGGTGGACCTACTGGAGGGGACGTTGTACAGTATGGATCTGATGAAGGTTCACGCGTACATGAATAAAGTGGTGTCTCAGATGAACACATTGGAGGAG ATGATAAAGACAAACCTGACCAGAGAGAACGACTTTGTCAGAGACAGCGTGATGAGTCTGTCCAATCAGCTGAAGAAGTACGAAAATTATTCAGACATCATGGTCAGCATTAAGAAAGAAATCTCCAGCCTGGGGCTGCAGCTGCTGCAAAAAGATGCTGCTGCAGAAAACAAAGCCcag ACCACAGAAAATAAGAAGCCCAAAGATGCTGTGAAACCACCCAATAAAAAATCTCCAGTGGTCAAAGCTTCACCCAAACAAGCCAAAGAGAAACCAGTTAAGCCGAAGAAGGAGCCGCAAGCCAAGCCGGTCAAAACAGTAAAGCCTGACCCCACTGCCAAGGCCAAGACTCTGGGTCACCAGCCAGGGGTCATCAGAGGAATCACCTATTACAAGGCTTCCAGAACGGATGACTCAGAAGGGGAGAGCACAGGAAGAGGAGATAGAG AAGGCCCGGCCAAAACCCACACCGTCCACCAGATCGAGGGATCCGAACTCGTCCTGGAAGCTGCCGAGGGCACCACAACACCGGCGCCAACAACAACATCCACCACCACCACTGTTGCTATGAGAACGACGACAACAACAACAGCTGCCTCTCAAACAACAGCAAGTGCTGAGGAACTTTTCACCACGGGCTCCACCCAGACCACCCCGGTCACGGAGAAACCGGTCATCACCGTCACACCGGGACTGAAAAGCAAGGACAGCGGTGGAAAGGTCAATGCTAATAAAGCAG GTAAGTCTTTGGAGTGTGAGGGCACCATTGCCTCAGTGGAGATGCCAGAGAAGCACCACAGTTATGGCCGAAATGAAGGGGCTTGGATGAAGGACCCTCTAGCCAAGGACCAAAAAATCTACGTCACCAACTACTACTATGGCAACAACCTGGTAGAATTCCGCAACTTGGAGAATTTCAAGCAAG GCCGCTGGACTAACCTGTACAAGCTGCCATACAACTGGATAGGAACCGGCCACGTGGTCTTCAATGGTGCCTTCTACTACAACCGAGCCTTCACCAAGAACATCATCAAATACGACCTGCGAATGCGCTACGTAGCAGCCTGGACCCTCCTGCATGACGTGGTCTACGAGGACACTACACCTTGGAAATGGCGTGGCCATTCCGATATCGACTTTGCTGTGGATGAGAGCGGCCTGTGGGTGATCTATCCAGCACTGGACTACGATTACTCGCAGCATGAGGTCATCGTCATCAGCAAGCTGGACCCGGGCGACCTGTCCATGAAGAAGGAGACCACGTGGAAGACGGGCCTGAGGCGCAGCTCATACGGGAACTGCTTCATTGCGTGTGGCGTTCTTTACGCTGTTGACAACTACAATCAGAAAGAGGGCGAAATTTCGTACGCCTACGACACGCACACCAACACCGAGGCCACGCCCAGACTTCCGTTCACCAACGAGTACGCTTTCGTCACACAGGTGGACTACAACCCAAAAGAGAAGTTGCTGTATGCCTGGGACAATGGCCACCAGGTCACCTATAACATTAACTTTGTGGACCAGTAA